ACGGCGACCGCAGGCGCGGCAGCAACCGGGGGGGCGGCGGCGGCGATCGGAGCCGCCGGTGCGGCGGCGACCGGCGCGGCGTTCTTCGGCACGCGCGACAGGCGGACGACTTCCTCGCCCTCCTTGATTTCCAGTTCGGCGAGGTTGGATTCCTCGAGCAAGTCGATCAGCTTCTTGATTTTGCGCAAATCCATCGGATCAGCCTTTGGTCAGTCATGCCACCGCTAGGGTGGCCGGGGGTGAATGGGGTGGCCGCGTGGCCGGGGACGTCAGGGCGCGGCGCCTGCCTGCAACCGTGGCAGCGCCGCGTCCAGCGCCAGCCGGTAACTGTCGCCGCCGAAGCCGCAGATCACGCCGAGCGCGATGTCGGACAGGTAGGAGTGATGGCGGAACGACTCACGGGCGAACACGTTCGACAGGTGCACCTCGATGAACGGAATCGCCGTCGCGGCGAAGGCGTCGCGCAGCGCGATGCTGGTGTGGGTGAACGCGCCGGCGTTGCACAAAATGATCGCGGTGCGGTCGTCGCGGGCCTGATGGATGCGCCCGACCAGCTCGTGCTCGGCGTTGGACTGGAACCAGGCCAGCTCGTGCCCGGCCGCCTGCGCCCGCTCGGCCAGCAGCCGGTTGATGTCGGCCAGCGTCTCGCGGCCGTAGATCTGCGGCTCGCGCGCACCCAGCAGGTTGAGGTTGGGTCCATGCAGGACCAGGATCTTCGCCACGAAACCGTCCAGCCAGCGTCCGGAGGTCCCGGAACCCGGCGCAGTGTGCGCGCAGTCGGGAATCTTGTCCAGTTCGCTGCAGATCGGCGATGTTTGCCGGAGAAGCGTCGGGTTCCCGTGCGTAGGCGTATGTCGACGCCGGCTTAGCGCGGTTCGTGCCCTGGCGCCAGCCACTGCTGCAGCTGCGCCGCAGACAGCGGGCCGGCATGTGTCGCCAAAAGGCGCCCATCGGCATCGATCAGTGCACTATATGGAAGAACCTGACGGGTATTGCCCAGTTGCAACGAGGTGCTGGGCGGGCTCATCTGGCCGATCAAGATCGGGTAATTCACCGGATGTGCAGCCAAAAATGCCCGAACATGAGCGGGTTCGTCCATCGCAATACCGACCACGATCGGCGCATGTTCGCCGAACTTTTCCTGTGCCAGGGCCAGTGCCGGCATTTCGGTCACGCAGGGTACGCACCAGCTGGCCCAGAAATTCAGCAGCACCCGGCGGCCACGATAGTCGCTCAGCCGATGGGGCTTGCCGTCGAGGTCGGGCAGGCTGATCGCCGGCAGCGGCTGGCCGATCGCAGCCGTTTCCAGCGGCGCCGGCCGCTGGCCGCGGTGCTGCGCATAGCCGCCGAGCGCAGCGGCCAGTACCGCCAGACCGAGAATCAGCCAGTTGCTGCGACTCAGCATCAGCGAGCCGCTTCCGTCAGCGCCTGCTCGACGATCGAGCGGGTCAGTACGGTGGACAACTGCTTGCCGGGGCCGCCGTGCTTCGGGAACACCACGTACAACGGCACGCCGGGCGAATGGTATTGCTGCAGGAACGCGCTGATGGTCGGGTTGACGTCGGTCCAGTCGCCCTTCATGTAGACCGCGCCGGTGCGCTTGAGCAGGTCGCGGAACGCCTGCGTGTCCAGCACCGCATGCTCGTTTGCCTTGCAGGTGACGCACCAGTCGGCGGTCATGTCGACGAAAACGGGCGTGCCGGCCGCCCGCAGCTCGGCGAGCTTCTGCGGACTGTAGGCGACCACGCCTTCCTCGGCCACGGCCGTGCTCGACGGCGGCGGCACGTGAGCGAGCAGGTACATCGGCACCAGGGTGGCGAGTGCCAGCACCGCCACGGCAATCCTGCTGGGTACGCCGCGCGAGCGGCTGCGTTCGAACCACCACAGCGTCATCGCCAGCAGCACCATCGCCACCAGCACCAGGCCGACCGCATCGGCGCCGCGCTGATTCGCCAGCACCCACACCAGCCACACGGCGGTGAGATACATCGGGAACGCGAGTACCTGCTTCAGCGTTTCCATCCAGCGCCCCGGCTTCGGCAGCAGGCGCGCCAGCGCCGGCACGAAACCGATCGCCAGGAATGGCAGCGCCAGCCCCACGCCCAGCGCCAGGAACACCAGCAGGGCGGACAGCATCGGCGCGGCGAACGCGTACGCCAGCGCGCTGCCCATGAACGGCGCGGTACACGGGCTGGCCACCACCACCGCCAGCACCCCGGTGAAGAAATCGCCGGCCGGGCCGGAGCGTGCGGCGAGGCCGGCGCCGGTATTGCCCAGCGAGGCGCCGAACTGCACCACGCCGGACATCGACAGGCCGACCGCCAGCATCACGCAGGCCAGTGCGCCGACCAGCAACGGCTGCTGCAACTGCGAACCCCAGCCCAGCGCATGGCCAGCCGCGCGCAACGCGAGGATGCCCAGCCCCAGCGCGGCGAAGCTGCACAACACGCCGGCGGTATAGAACAAGGCATGCCGGCGCGCGGTGGCCTGGCTGTCGCCGCTCTCCAGCACGCTGACCGCCTTGATCGACAGCACGGGCAGCACGCACGGCATCAGGTTCAACACCAGGCCGCCGCCCAGCGCCAGCAGCAATGCGGCGATCAGGCTGACCTGCAGCGGACCGCCGGCGAGATCAGCCGGCGGCAGTTCCGGTGCCACGGCCCCGGAGGGCGCCACGGCGCCGCTGCCCAGATCGATATCCACCGCGCGCGTCATCAGCGGATAGCACAGGCCGCCGTCCTGGCAGCCCTGGAAGCTTGCCTGCAAGATGAGCCGTTGGTGGCCGGCCAGATCGCCTTCCAGCGCCACGGGCAACTCGACCTGGCCGAAGTACACGGTGACGTCGCCGTAGTGTTCGTCGTGGTGCGCGGTGCCGGCCGGCCATGCAGGTTTCAGCGTGAGGCCAGCGGCATCCTTGAGCTTCAACGTGGTCTGGTCGCGGTACAGGTAGTAACCCTTCGGCATCGTCCAGCGCAGCAGCAACTGCTGCGGACCCTGCGCCAGCGCCTCGAAGCGGAACGCCTGCTCGGCTGGCAGCGGCGCGCCGGTCGTGGCGGCGCCCGTGTTGTTGCCGAGCCGGTTCAGCGCCGCGCCCAGCGCGTTGCCGGCCGCCGGCGTCGCCGTGACACCGGCAGTGGCCGGCAGCGGCAGGTCCAGCTTCTCGGTATGCGGCGGGTAGCAGATCTTCGGGTCGACCTCGTGGCAGCCCTGGTACTGCACGCTCAACTGCAACCGCGTGGTACCGGCGGCGACGGTGTACGGGATGCTGGCGTCGACGCCGTGGTGGTAGGTCTCCACGTCGCCGAGGTATTCGTCGTGATGCTTCTCGCCGTCGGGCAGTTGCGCCTCGCCCAGGGTGACGCCGTCGCCGCCCTTGAACTTCATGCGGCCGCGGTAGAGGTAGTAGTCCGGCGCGATCGTCCAGTGCAGCTTCAGCACGCCGGGCGTGGCGGCG
This window of the Rhodanobacter soli genome carries:
- the aroQ gene encoding type II 3-dehydroquinate dehydratase: MAKILVLHGPNLNLLGAREPQIYGRETLADINRLLAERAQAAGHELAWFQSNAEHELVGRIHQARDDRTAIILCNAGAFTHTSIALRDAFAATAIPFIEVHLSNVFARESFRHHSYLSDIALGVICGFGGDSYRLALDAALPRLQAGAAP
- a CDS encoding TlpA family protein disulfide reductase encodes the protein MLSRSNWLILGLAVLAAALGGYAQHRGQRPAPLETAAIGQPLPAISLPDLDGKPHRLSDYRGRRVLLNFWASWCVPCVTEMPALALAQEKFGEHAPIVVGIAMDEPAHVRAFLAAHPVNYPILIGQMSPPSTSLQLGNTRQVLPYSALIDADGRLLATHAGPLSAAQLQQWLAPGHEPR
- a CDS encoding protein-disulfide reductase DsbD family protein yields the protein MRPLSSGRLATRLPVLAFLLLALLSAALPASAQDTADLLPVTEAYKLSTDAATPGVLKLHWTIAPDYYLYRGRMKFKGGDGVTLGEAQLPDGEKHHDEYLGDVETYHHGVDASIPYTVAAGTTRLQLSVQYQGCHEVDPKICYPPHTEKLDLPLPATAGVTATPAAGNALGAALNRLGNNTGAATTGAPLPAEQAFRFEALAQGPQQLLLRWTMPKGYYLYRDQTTLKLKDAAGLTLKPAWPAGTAHHDEHYGDVTVYFGQVELPVALEGDLAGHQRLILQASFQGCQDGGLCYPLMTRAVDIDLGSGAVAPSGAVAPELPPADLAGGPLQVSLIAALLLALGGGLVLNLMPCVLPVLSIKAVSVLESGDSQATARRHALFYTAGVLCSFAALGLGILALRAAGHALGWGSQLQQPLLVGALACVMLAVGLSMSGVVQFGASLGNTGAGLAARSGPAGDFFTGVLAVVVASPCTAPFMGSALAYAFAAPMLSALLVFLALGVGLALPFLAIGFVPALARLLPKPGRWMETLKQVLAFPMYLTAVWLVWVLANQRGADAVGLVLVAMVLLAMTLWWFERSRSRGVPSRIAVAVLALATLVPMYLLAHVPPPSSTAVAEEGVVAYSPQKLAELRAAGTPVFVDMTADWCVTCKANEHAVLDTQAFRDLLKRTGAVYMKGDWTDVNPTISAFLQQYHSPGVPLYVVFPKHGGPGKQLSTVLTRSIVEQALTEAAR